The proteins below come from a single Methanobacterium sp. Maddingley MBC34 genomic window:
- a CDS encoding transcriptional regulator of a riboflavin/FAD biosynthetic operon (PFAM: Domain of unknown function DUF120) — protein sequence MEITGKIISGTHKGSYFMSLKVYKEEFRKKLKFEPFHGTLNLKISPENANKISSMQNKMGVIEGTGNYGDVKFLPAQLNGIVDGAIVFPVKTEHSPEILEFVAKENLRITLKLEDGDKATLKID from the coding sequence ATGGAAATCACCGGTAAAATCATCTCTGGAACTCATAAAGGTAGTTATTTCATGTCTTTAAAGGTTTACAAGGAGGAGTTTAGGAAAAAACTTAAATTTGAACCATTTCATGGTACTCTTAACCTCAAAATCTCTCCTGAAAACGCGAACAAGATATCCAGTATGCAGAATAAAATGGGTGTCATTGAAGGGACTGGTAATTACGGAGATGTTAAATTTCTCCCAGCCCAACTCAATGGAATAGTAGATGGGGCTATTGTGTTCCCAGTTAAGACTGAACACTCTCCTGAAATTTTAGAATTCGTTGCCAAGGAAAATCTTCGAATTACTCTGAAACTGGAGGACGGAGATAAAGCTACTTTAAAAATAGATTGA
- a CDS encoding 3,4-dihydroxy-2-butanone 4-phosphate synthase (PFAM: 3,4-dihydroxy-2-butanone 4-phosphate synthase~TIGRFAM: 3,4-dihydroxy-2-butanone 4-phosphate synthase), translating into MMKKAIKSFKKGEIVLIFDDDNRERETDMIVAAEFMTPQHMTTIRNDAGGLFCVPISSEISDKLGIPFMTDVMDAASTEYPVLGELTPNDIPYDEKSAFSITVNHRKTFTGITDNDRACTIKELGLLCKNGNFQDFGKYFRAPGHVTLLRAAKDHVLKRRGHTEMSIALAEMAGTTQVAVCCEMMDDETGGSMNTDKVDVYAKKRDLVFLSGAELIEAYHEFKGL; encoded by the coding sequence ATGATGAAAAAAGCCATAAAATCATTTAAAAAGGGAGAAATAGTTTTAATATTTGACGATGACAATCGGGAGCGAGAAACTGACATGATTGTGGCTGCGGAGTTCATGACACCACAGCACATGACCACCATTAGAAACGATGCGGGTGGTCTTTTCTGCGTCCCCATATCCTCTGAAATCTCCGATAAACTGGGAATTCCATTCATGACTGATGTGATGGATGCAGCCAGCACTGAATATCCAGTTCTCGGCGAATTAACACCCAATGACATACCATACGATGAAAAATCAGCTTTCTCCATAACCGTGAACCACAGGAAAACCTTCACCGGTATCACTGACAATGACCGTGCCTGCACCATCAAGGAACTGGGACTACTGTGTAAAAATGGGAACTTCCAGGATTTTGGTAAGTACTTCCGTGCTCCAGGGCATGTAACCCTGCTTAGAGCTGCTAAAGACCATGTTCTAAAAAGGAGAGGTCATACTGAGATGAGCATTGCTCTGGCTGAGATGGCCGGTACCACCCAAGTGGCAGTTTGCTGTGAAATGATGGATGATGAAACTGGTGGTTCAATGAACACCGACAAAGTGGACGTGTACGCTAAAAAGAGAGACTTAGTGTTTTTAAGCGGAGCAGAGTTAATAGAAGCATACCACGAGTTTAAAGGTCTTTAA
- a CDS encoding cobyric acid synthase (PFAM: CobQ/CobB/MinD/ParA nucleotide binding domain; CobB/CobQ-like glutamine amidotransferase domain) translates to MKKIGILYVKGSLPNFEDFGKLPTHLLKDNGMINGKKAHEVLDGLIIPGGSIMESESITPEVASVIRKMDAQGKFILGMCSGFQVLAHKTDIGRKSPCPVEREGLGILDVTFHPLIGTDRVEAEVTDESFLTNGMVGETVNGFHCHTYGDIRGEAPPILFSKVNRTDYTDNPRKILAGVRNDEGNVVGIMVHGSLDENPSLTGNILQYLDAGEEETRQIHQANQELLKKVKGEIGIGLGIYSDYRILLNENNQKTNQIPPFLMIASTGSDSGKTFLTTGMVGALRRKGYRVGVLKVGPDTRDIVPSLYLNKEKMVNFSSIKIGGLGWKDLENVIDMVKGKNYDLILIEGVMSIFTGLLNEKTPFSAAEIALAGNIPTIMVSGCNKGGIETAAIDLASHIQMMQKLGIKTVGAILNKVYHDEIAENASRYIKKTTELDWVARVPKAQLAARGGTPEVEIKLEDFCLKAMETVEKHLNVDEIMKMAQKPEFTGYISYDEIRDVYLS, encoded by the coding sequence ATGAAAAAAATAGGCATCCTTTATGTTAAAGGGTCTTTACCCAATTTCGAGGATTTTGGAAAACTCCCCACCCACCTGTTAAAGGACAACGGAATGATAAACGGGAAAAAAGCCCATGAAGTCTTAGACGGATTGATAATTCCGGGGGGGAGTATCATGGAATCAGAGAGCATCACTCCGGAAGTGGCCAGTGTCATTAGAAAAATGGATGCTCAGGGGAAGTTCATACTGGGGATGTGTTCTGGATTCCAGGTATTGGCCCATAAAACTGACATAGGTCGGAAATCACCCTGTCCAGTGGAACGTGAAGGGCTGGGAATACTGGACGTCACATTCCATCCCCTCATTGGGACAGACCGGGTAGAAGCAGAAGTAACTGATGAATCATTCCTCACCAATGGAATGGTTGGTGAAACAGTCAATGGGTTCCACTGCCACACCTATGGTGATATACGGGGAGAAGCACCACCAATACTTTTTTCAAAGGTTAATAGAACAGATTATACTGATAATCCTCGTAAAATACTTGCCGGAGTCCGTAATGATGAGGGTAATGTGGTGGGGATCATGGTCCATGGTTCTCTTGATGAAAACCCATCATTGACTGGCAACATTCTCCAGTACCTGGATGCTGGTGAAGAGGAAACCCGTCAGATCCACCAGGCTAACCAGGAGCTTCTGAAGAAAGTCAAGGGAGAAATTGGAATTGGTTTGGGTATTTATTCTGATTATAGAATACTTCTAAATGAAAATAACCAAAAAACTAACCAAATCCCTCCATTCCTCATGATTGCCAGCACAGGCTCGGACTCAGGGAAAACCTTCCTCACCACCGGCATGGTGGGGGCTCTTCGAAGGAAAGGATACAGGGTGGGAGTTTTAAAGGTGGGCCCGGATACAAGGGATATCGTACCATCCCTCTACCTCAACAAAGAAAAAATGGTCAATTTTTCCTCCATAAAAATAGGAGGACTGGGATGGAAGGACTTGGAAAATGTAATTGATATGGTGAAGGGTAAAAACTATGATCTGATCTTGATTGAGGGAGTTATGAGTATTTTCACTGGACTCTTGAATGAAAAAACACCCTTTTCTGCTGCAGAAATAGCCCTGGCAGGAAATATTCCAACAATAATGGTTTCCGGATGTAACAAGGGAGGTATAGAAACAGCAGCAATTGATCTAGCCTCACACATCCAAATGATGCAGAAATTAGGCATAAAAACTGTTGGAGCTATTCTCAATAAGGTTTATCACGATGAAATAGCCGAAAATGCATCAAGATACATTAAAAAAACCACAGAACTGGATTGGGTGGCCAGGGTTCCCAAAGCCCAGCTGGCAGCACGGGGCGGAACTCCTGAGGTGGAGATAAAACTGGAAGACTTCTGCCTGAAAGCCATGGAAACAGTTGAAAAACACTTGAACGTCGATGAAATTATGAAAATGGCTCAAAAACCAGAATTCACTGGTTACATCTCTTATGATGAAATTCGTGATGTTTATTTATCTTGA
- a CDS encoding glutamyl-tRNA(Gln) and/or aspartyl-tRNA(Asn) amidotransferase, A subunit (PFAM: Amidase~TIGRFAM: aspartyl/glutamyl-tRNA(Asn/Gln) amidotransferase, A subunit), whose translation MIKTAHRFATHALGGNMNILEKSQSIKNHELTSEENLETFIKQIENDNPNIRAFVELNFDEARERANAIDDKIKNGHKVGKLAGMIVGIKSNINVEDFHITAASPTLENYLGSYDATVVRRIKAEDGIIIGMTNMDEFAAGSSTETSFFGHTDNPAAPGRIPGGSSGGSAVAVAAGMCDLALGSDTGGSIRNPASHCGVMGYKPTYGAVSRQGLLDLAMSFDQIGPFSTDSSGIALMLEVIAGEDRRECTTMDWEVPEFTSSITDPENALKGMKLGVVKEFFDVSDGPIVNIIEDRINQMQEAGAEVVELNFDYLKLCLPTYYLINYVEFFSATRKYDGRKYGERIEEVCGEEVLRRIQMGSYISQKEFSGKYYKKALQARSLIRREITGLLNDVDALVGPTVPKLPHKLGTSLEPMEMYAYDILTVIANLAGIPAASTPAGDVNGIPVGMQFQAKPLDDEKIVQLMAAQEGLN comes from the coding sequence ATGATTAAAACTGCACATAGATTCGCTACTCACGCATTAGGTGGGAATATGAATATTTTGGAAAAATCACAATCAATCAAGAATCATGAATTAACTTCAGAAGAAAATCTGGAAACCTTCATAAAACAAATAGAAAATGATAATCCTAATATAAGGGCATTTGTTGAACTTAATTTTGATGAAGCCCGGGAAAGGGCTAATGCAATTGACGATAAGATAAAAAATGGTCATAAAGTTGGAAAACTGGCCGGTATGATAGTAGGGATCAAGAGCAACATCAATGTGGAAGATTTCCATATCACCGCTGCATCTCCCACCCTGGAAAACTATCTGGGAAGTTACGATGCCACGGTTGTCCGGCGTATAAAAGCAGAGGATGGAATTATAATTGGAATGACCAACATGGATGAATTCGCTGCTGGAAGTTCCACCGAAACCTCTTTCTTCGGACACACCGACAACCCTGCAGCTCCTGGCCGCATACCTGGAGGATCCAGTGGGGGCAGTGCAGTAGCAGTGGCTGCAGGCATGTGTGACCTGGCACTGGGCTCTGATACCGGGGGATCCATCCGTAACCCTGCATCACACTGTGGGGTGATGGGATACAAACCAACCTATGGTGCAGTTAGCCGGCAGGGGCTTCTGGATCTGGCCATGAGTTTCGATCAGATCGGACCATTTTCCACTGACTCCAGTGGCATAGCTCTCATGCTAGAAGTTATTGCCGGTGAAGACCGACGGGAGTGCACTACCATGGACTGGGAAGTACCTGAATTCACTTCTTCCATTACTGATCCTGAAAATGCACTTAAAGGCATGAAGCTGGGTGTAGTGAAGGAATTCTTTGACGTCTCTGATGGGCCAATAGTCAATATTATTGAAGATCGCATCAACCAAATGCAAGAGGCAGGGGCAGAAGTAGTTGAATTAAACTTCGATTATCTCAAATTATGCCTACCTACCTACTACCTCATAAACTACGTGGAATTCTTCTCAGCCACCAGAAAATATGATGGTCGAAAGTATGGGGAACGCATCGAAGAAGTGTGTGGAGAAGAGGTTCTGCGCAGGATACAGATGGGATCCTACATAAGTCAGAAAGAATTCAGTGGCAAGTACTACAAAAAGGCATTACAGGCACGTTCACTCATAAGAAGAGAAATCACTGGACTATTAAACGATGTGGATGCACTGGTGGGGCCCACAGTACCAAAATTACCTCATAAACTGGGCACTTCACTGGAACCAATGGAAATGTATGCCTATGACATCCTGACGGTTATAGCTAACCTGGCGGGTATACCCGCAGCCAGCACACCGGCTGGGGATGTGAATGGAATACCGGTAGGAATGCAGTTCCAGGCCAAACCACTGGATGATGAAAAAATAGTGCAGCTGATGGCTGCCCAGGAAGGATTGAACTAA